Proteins encoded by one window of Arabidopsis thaliana chromosome 2, partial sequence:
- a CDS encoding alpha/beta-Hydrolases superfamily protein, with amino-acid sequence MAHIFLKIYRAQIHTHRYVVVFVSFGVDSEEFLSSQDTKTMLSTLVSSSSRFFSSSIGKTSSLYRSSIPSFSRLSVRSMADSAFRKIQIQRDDTTFDAYVVGKDDAPGIVVIQEWWGVDFEIKNHAIKISQLEPGFKALIPDLYRGKVGLDTAEAQHLMDGLDWPGAIKDIRASVNWLKSNGSKKVGVTGMCMGGALAIASSVLVPEVDAVVGFYGTPSSELADPAQAKAPIQAHFGELDNFVGFSDVTAAKNLEEKLKASGVAHEVHIYPGNGHAFLNRSPEGVSRRKSMGLSDEDEAAVELAWSRFTSWMKQYLA; translated from the exons ATGGcccatatatttttaaaaatataccGGGCCCAGATTCACACTCACAGATACGTCGTCGTTTTTGTGTCGTTTGGGGTTGACTCTGAAGAATTTCTTTCCTCACAAGACACAAAAACAATGTTAAGTACACTAGTGTCATCCTCATCcagattcttctcttcttcaatcgGAAAAACTTCTTCGCTCTATAGATCCTCGATTCCTTCGTTTTCTCGCTTATCAGTGCGATCAATGGCGGATTCAGCTTTCAGGAAAATTCAGATCCAAAGAGATGACACT ACATTTGATGCCTATGTGGTCGGTAAAGATGATGCGCCTGGGATTGTGGTGATTCAAGAATGGTGGGGTGTtgactttgagatcaagaacCATGCTATTAAAATCTCACAACTTGAGCCTGGATTCAAAGCCCTTATACCTGA cTTGTATCGAGGAAAGGTTGGTTTGGATACTGCAGAGGCACAGCATCTAATGGATGGCCTTGATTGGCCAGGTGCTATCAAAGATATCCGCGCTTCTGTTAATTGGCTAAAATCCAATGGCTCAAAAAAG GTTGGTGTCACTGGAATGTGCATGGGAGGTGCATTAGCTATAGCTAGCTCTGTATTGGTTCCTGAGGTGGATGCTGTTGTTGGATTCTATGGAACCCCTTCCTCAGAGCTCGCAGATCCAGCACAAGCTAAGGCACCTATTCAGGCTCATTTTGGAGAGCTCGACAATTTTGTCGGTTTTTCTGATGTCACG GCAGCAAAGAATCTCGAAGAGAAGCTGAAAGCGTCTGGAGTAGCACATGAAGTTCACATCTATCCAGGTAATGGACACGCGTTCTTGAACAGGAGTCCAGAAGGAGTGAGCAGAAGGAAAAGCATGGGACtttctgatgaagatgaagccGCAGTGGAGCTTGCTTGGTCTCGCTTCACCTCCTGGATGAAACAGTACTTGGCTTAA
- a CDS encoding alpha/beta-Hydrolases superfamily protein yields the protein MRTFDAYVVGKDDAPGIVVIQEWWGVDFEIKNHAIKISQLEPGFKALIPDLYRGKVGLDTAEAQHLMDGLDWPGAIKDIRASVNWLKSNGSKKVGVTGMCMGGALAIASSVLVPEVDAVVGFYGTPSSELADPAQAKAPIQAHFGELDNFVGFSDVTAAKNLEEKLKASGVAHEVHIYPGNGHAFLNRSPEGVSRRKSMGLSDEDEAAVELAWSRFTSWMKQYLA from the exons ATGAGA ACATTTGATGCCTATGTGGTCGGTAAAGATGATGCGCCTGGGATTGTGGTGATTCAAGAATGGTGGGGTGTtgactttgagatcaagaacCATGCTATTAAAATCTCACAACTTGAGCCTGGATTCAAAGCCCTTATACCTGA cTTGTATCGAGGAAAGGTTGGTTTGGATACTGCAGAGGCACAGCATCTAATGGATGGCCTTGATTGGCCAGGTGCTATCAAAGATATCCGCGCTTCTGTTAATTGGCTAAAATCCAATGGCTCAAAAAAG GTTGGTGTCACTGGAATGTGCATGGGAGGTGCATTAGCTATAGCTAGCTCTGTATTGGTTCCTGAGGTGGATGCTGTTGTTGGATTCTATGGAACCCCTTCCTCAGAGCTCGCAGATCCAGCACAAGCTAAGGCACCTATTCAGGCTCATTTTGGAGAGCTCGACAATTTTGTCGGTTTTTCTGATGTCACG GCAGCAAAGAATCTCGAAGAGAAGCTGAAAGCGTCTGGAGTAGCACATGAAGTTCACATCTATCCAGGTAATGGACACGCGTTCTTGAACAGGAGTCCAGAAGGAGTGAGCAGAAGGAAAAGCATGGGACtttctgatgaagatgaagccGCAGTGGAGCTTGCTTGGTCTCGCTTCACCTCCTGGATGAAACAGTACTTGGCTTAA
- a CDS encoding alpha/beta-Hydrolases superfamily protein codes for MLSTLVSSSSRFFSSSIGKTSSLYRSSIPSFSRLSVRSMADSAFRKIQIQRDDTTFDAYVVGKDDAPGIVVIQEWWGVDFEIKNHAIKISQLEPGFKALIPDLYRGKVGLDTAEAQHLMDGLDWPGAIKDIRASVNWLKSNGSKKVGVTGMCMGGALAIASSVLVPEVDAVVGFYGTPSSELADPAQAKAPIQAHFGELDNFVGFSDVTAAKNLEEKLKASGVAHEVHIYPGNGHAFLNRSPEGVSRRKSMGLSDEDEAAVELAWSRFTSWMKQYLA; via the exons ATGTTAAGTACACTAGTGTCATCCTCATCcagattcttctcttcttcaatcgGAAAAACTTCTTCGCTCTATAGATCCTCGATTCCTTCGTTTTCTCGCTTATCAGTGCGATCAATGGCGGATTCAGCTTTCAGGAAAATTCAGATCCAAAGAGATGACACT ACATTTGATGCCTATGTGGTCGGTAAAGATGATGCGCCTGGGATTGTGGTGATTCAAGAATGGTGGGGTGTtgactttgagatcaagaacCATGCTATTAAAATCTCACAACTTGAGCCTGGATTCAAAGCCCTTATACCTGA cTTGTATCGAGGAAAGGTTGGTTTGGATACTGCAGAGGCACAGCATCTAATGGATGGCCTTGATTGGCCAGGTGCTATCAAAGATATCCGCGCTTCTGTTAATTGGCTAAAATCCAATGGCTCAAAAAAG GTTGGTGTCACTGGAATGTGCATGGGAGGTGCATTAGCTATAGCTAGCTCTGTATTGGTTCCTGAGGTGGATGCTGTTGTTGGATTCTATGGAACCCCTTCCTCAGAGCTCGCAGATCCAGCACAAGCTAAGGCACCTATTCAGGCTCATTTTGGAGAGCTCGACAATTTTGTCGGTTTTTCTGATGTCACG GCAGCAAAGAATCTCGAAGAGAAGCTGAAAGCGTCTGGAGTAGCACATGAAGTTCACATCTATCCAGGTAATGGACACGCGTTCTTGAACAGGAGTCCAGAAGGAGTGAGCAGAAGGAAAAGCATGGGACtttctgatgaagatgaagccGCAGTGGAGCTTGCTTGGTCTCGCTTCACCTCCTGGATGAAACAGTACTTGGCTTAA
- a CDS encoding alpha/beta-Hydrolases superfamily protein (alpha/beta-Hydrolases superfamily protein; FUNCTIONS IN: hydrolase activity, transferase activity, transferring acyl groups other than amino-acyl groups; INVOLVED IN: response to zinc ion; LOCATED IN: chloroplast; EXPRESSED IN: 24 plant structures; EXPRESSED DURING: 13 growth stages; CONTAINS InterPro DOMAIN/s: Thiolase, active site (InterPro:IPR020610), Dienelactone hydrolase (InterPro:IPR002925); BEST Arabidopsis thaliana protein match is: alpha/beta-Hydrolases superfamily protein (TAIR:AT1G35420.2); Has 3505 Blast hits to 3505 proteins in 948 species: Archae - 38; Bacteria - 2818; Metazoa - 67; Fungi - 17; Plants - 98; Viruses - 0; Other Eukaryotes - 467 (source: NCBI BLink).) produces the protein MADSAFRKIQIQRDDTTFDAYVVGKDDAPGIVVIQEWWGVDFEIKNHAIKISQLEPGFKALIPDLYRGKVGLDTAEAQHLMDGLDWPGAIKDIRASVNWLKSNGSKKVGVTGMCMGGALAIASSVLVPEVDAVVGFYGTPSSELADPAQAKAPIQAHFGELDNFVGFSDVTAAKNLEEKLKASGVAHEVHIYPGNGHAFLNRSPEGVSRRKSMGLSDEDEAAVELAWSRFTSWMKQYLA, from the exons ATGGCGGATTCAGCTTTCAGGAAAATTCAGATCCAAAGAGATGACACT ACATTTGATGCCTATGTGGTCGGTAAAGATGATGCGCCTGGGATTGTGGTGATTCAAGAATGGTGGGGTGTtgactttgagatcaagaacCATGCTATTAAAATCTCACAACTTGAGCCTGGATTCAAAGCCCTTATACCTGA cTTGTATCGAGGAAAGGTTGGTTTGGATACTGCAGAGGCACAGCATCTAATGGATGGCCTTGATTGGCCAGGTGCTATCAAAGATATCCGCGCTTCTGTTAATTGGCTAAAATCCAATGGCTCAAAAAAG GTTGGTGTCACTGGAATGTGCATGGGAGGTGCATTAGCTATAGCTAGCTCTGTATTGGTTCCTGAGGTGGATGCTGTTGTTGGATTCTATGGAACCCCTTCCTCAGAGCTCGCAGATCCAGCACAAGCTAAGGCACCTATTCAGGCTCATTTTGGAGAGCTCGACAATTTTGTCGGTTTTTCTGATGTCACG GCAGCAAAGAATCTCGAAGAGAAGCTGAAAGCGTCTGGAGTAGCACATGAAGTTCACATCTATCCAGGTAATGGACACGCGTTCTTGAACAGGAGTCCAGAAGGAGTGAGCAGAAGGAAAAGCATGGGACtttctgatgaagatgaagccGCAGTGGAGCTTGCTTGGTCTCGCTTCACCTCCTGGATGAAACAGTACTTGGCTTAA
- the CSLB03 gene encoding cellulose synthase-like B3 (cellulose synthase-like B3 (CSLB03); FUNCTIONS IN: cellulose synthase activity, transferase activity, transferring glycosyl groups, transferase activity; INVOLVED IN: cellulose biosynthetic process, polysaccharide biosynthetic process; LOCATED IN: membrane; CONTAINS InterPro DOMAIN/s: Cellulose synthase (InterPro:IPR005150); BEST Arabidopsis thaliana protein match is: cellulose synthase-like B4 (TAIR:AT2G32540.1); Has 2368 Blast hits to 2281 proteins in 468 species: Archae - 7; Bacteria - 755; Metazoa - 0; Fungi - 3; Plants - 1582; Viruses - 0; Other Eukaryotes - 21 (source: NCBI BLink).) has translation MADSSSSLPPLCEKISYKNYFLRVVDLTILGFLFSLLLYRILLMNQNNSVWVVAFLCESFFSFIWLLITSIKWSPASYKSYPERLDERVHDLPSVDMFVTTADPVREPPILVANTLLSLLAVNYPANKLACYVSDDGCSPLTYFSLKEASKFAKIWVPFCKKYNIKVRAPFRYFLNPPAATESSEFSKDWEITKREYEKLSRRVEDATGDSHWLDAEDDFEDFSNTKPNDHSTIVKVVWENKGGVGVENEVPHFVYISREKRPNYLHHYKAGAMNFLVRVSGLMTNAPYMLNVDCDMYANEADVVRQAMCIFLQKSMNSNHCAFVQFPQEFYDSNADELTVLQSYLGRGIAGIQGPTYAGSGCFHTRRVMYGLSIDDLEDDGSLSSLATRKYLAEENLAREFGNSNEMVTSVVEALQRKPNPQNTLANSLEAAQEVGHCHFEYQTSWGKTIGWLYESTAEDANTSIGIHSRGWTSSYISPKPPAFLGAMPPGGPEAMLQQRRWATGLLEVLFNKQSPLIGMFCRKIRFRQSLAYLYIFTWGLRSIPELIYCLLPAYCLLHNAALFPKGVYLGIVVTLVGMHCLYSLWEFMSLGFSVQSWFASQSFWRIKTTCSWLFSIPDIILKLLGISKTVFIVTKKTMPKTMSGSGSEKSQREVDCPNQDSGKFEFDGSLYFLPGTFILLVNLAALAGCSVGLQRHRGGGSGLAEACGCILVVILFLPFLKGMFEKGKYGIPWSTLSKAAFLAVLFVVFSVGN, from the exons ATGGCAGATTCAAGTTCTTCTCTCCCTCCTCTTTGCGAGAAGATCTCatacaaaaactattttctaaGAGTTGTGGATCTCACGATTCTAggctttctcttttctcttctcttgtacCGAATTCTACTTATGAACCAAAACAACTCCGTTTGGGTTGTGGCTTTCCTCTGTgaatcctttttctctttcatatgGCTTCTTATTACCAGCATAAAATGGAGTCCTGCTTCATATAAATCATATCCTGAAAGACTTGATGAAAG GGTTCATGACCTTCCATCGGTAGATATGTTTGTGACTACTGCGGATCCTGTTCGGGAGCCGCCGATTCTTGTAGCAAACACGTTGCTTTCGCTGTTAGCAGTGAATTATCCAGCGAATAAACTTGCTTGTTATGTATCGGATGATGGATGCTCACCTCTCACTTACTTCTCTCTCAAGGAAGCTTCTAAGTTCGCCAAGATTTGGGTTCCCTTCtgcaaaaaatataacattaaAGTTAGAGCTccttttagatattttttgaaCCCTCCAGCCGCAACAGAAAGTTCTGAATTCAGTAAAGACTGGGAAATAACCAAG AGGGAGTACGAGAAATTAAGCAGGAGGGTGGAAGATGCCACTGGAGATTCCCATTGGTTGGATGCAGAAGATGACTTTGAAGATTTCTCgaatacaaaaccaaatgatCATTCAACTATAGTAAAG GTGGTATGGGAGAACAAGGGAGGTGTCGGAGTCGAGAACGAGGTTCCTCATTTTGTATACATTTCAAGAGAGAAAAGACCAAATTATCTTCATCATTACAAAGCTGGAGCCATGAACTTTCTG GTAAGAGTGTCAGGGTTGATGACAAATGCACCATACATGTTGAACGTAGACTGTGACATGTATGCTAATGAAGCAGATGTGGTGCGCCAAGCAATGTGTATATTTCTACAAAAATCAATGAATTCAAACCATTGTGCTTTTGTTCAATTCCCTCAAGAGTTCTATGATTCTAACGCCGACGAACTCACCGTCTTACAATCA TATTTGGGACGAGGAATTGCGGGAATCCAAGGACCTACATATGCAGGTTCAGGATGCTTCCACACTAGAAGAGTTATGTACGGTCTATCAATAGATGATTTAGAAGATGATGGAAGTCTTTCTTCACTTGCAACAA GGAAGTATTTGGCTGAAGAGAATTTAGCTAGAGAATTTGGGAACTCTAACGAGATGGTGACATCGGTGGTCGAGGcattacaaagaaaaccaaatccgCAAAATACCCTTGCAAACTCCCTCGAAGCGGCTCAAGAAGTGGGACATTGTCATTTTGAGTACCAAACTAGCTGGGGCAAAACT ATTGGTTGGTTATACGAATCAACAGCGGAAGATGCAAACACGAGTATCGGAATCCATTCGAGAGGGTGGACTAGCTCATATATATCTCCGAAACCACCAGCGTTTCTTGGGGCTATGCCACCGGGAGGTCCGGAAGCGATGCTCCAGCAGCGGCGATGGGCCACAGGACTGCTCGAAGTCcttttcaacaaacaaagtcCGTTGATCGGAATGTTTTGTAGGAAAATAAGATTTCGACAAAGCTTGGcttatttatacattttcacTTGGGGTCTAAGGTCAATCCCTGAGCTTATTTATTGTCTCTTGCCTGCTTATTGCCTACTCCACAACGCTGCCTTATTTCCCAAG GGAGTTTATTTAGGTATAGTCGTCACACTTGTGGGAATGCATTGTCTTTACTCTCTATGGGAATTTATGAGCCTTGGTTTCTCAGTACAATCGTGGTTTGCCTCCCAATCATTTTGGAGGATAAAAACCACTTGCAGTTGGTTATTTAGCATCCCTGATATCATACTCAAGCTACTTGGAATCTCGAAAACTGTTTTCATAGTCACTAAAAAGACTATGCCCAAGACAATGTCAGGATCTGGATCCGAAAAATCTCAACGAGAAGTTGATTGTCCAAACCAAGATTCCggtaaatttgaatttgatggCTCGCTTTATTTCTTGCCTGGCACATTTATCCTTTTAGTGAATCTAGCCGCTCTAGCCGGTTGTTCGGTGGGTCTACAACGTCACAGAGGAGGTGGTTCGGGTTTAGCAGAAGCTTGTGGATGTATTTTGGTGGTTATATTGTTTCTTCCATTTCTAAAGGGTATGTTTGAGAAGGGAAAATATGGTATCCCATGGTCTACTCTTTCTAAAGCTGCCTTTTTAGcagttttatttgttgttttctctgtgGGAAACTAG